The DNA region CCTAGTTGGTACCACCCACCATGCCTGGCATGAGCTCAGAGCCTCGCTGGCTGCACTCAACTCTAGTCGGCCCATCCTCCTGTCTAGGCCCCACACATCTGTCTGTCTGCTGCGGAAGGCTAAGGCCAGCCCCACTTGGTCTGGGCGCTCGCCTGTGACTAGGCAACTTGGACAGGAACTGAGCATCTGAATGGGGAAGTGAGGCCCTGGGCGTCCGTCATGAGGAGCGTGCCCCGGTGCCAGAAGGAAACGGTGGTTCTACTGGTATATTTTGTGCTCTGGGTGGTGGCCTCTGGGATGACCCTGTGGCCTCAGTCCTGGTGTGGGCTGGACCCAGCAACACTTCTGCATCCTGAGTAGAAAACAGACACATCGAATGAGGTGGGATATCACTTCCAAGACCAGGTCACAAAGGAAGGATGAGGCTGCTCCAgctggcccctccccacctccccttggCTTCGCTCTGGAGGCTGAGCCTCTGAGGGGATGGCAGCCCAGGCTGACACCTGGAGCAGAGTTCCTGCTAAGCCGCGCTGGGATTCCTGAGCCAAATATCTGTGCTTTTGAGCTGCCCGGTGAGGGCTGTTTGCTACATAGCGTGGAGAACACCCACGATCATTACCACATTTGTTCCTTGTCTAGGTGCGACCTCTGACGGGCAACTACAGCCCGTCTAGTTGGATGCTGACCCTGGACCTTGCCCTTGGTGTTAGTCCCAGGATTGGAGGTAAATGCTCTCTGCCTGCCCAGCCATGGCCACACCCCACAAGACAGTGGTCAGAGGACAAGGAAGGCAGCAACTGCCGCCAGCAGCAGAGGCGAGAGCCGGGCAGGTGGGTGCTGCTGATCACAGCTAGGGTGTCCGGAAACCATCCACGGGACAGGGGTGCCCATGCCAGCCTGCTCCGCCCTCCCGGGCCCTGCAGCGTGGACAGGCTTCCCTCAGACACTCACACAACACCCACACAGAGCAGTGCTCCATCCCGGCTGTGATGACGGGAAAGCACGGAAAGCAGGTGAAGATCTCTCTGTGCTGCCCACTGCCCTGGGCTGTCCTGTGCCTTCGACAGAGTTGTTCCAGGGGAATGAGCCCCGTGCGAGGCTGTGTCTCCAGGGCTCACAGAGCCCCACTCTGATTACATGATGTATGGGCAGCCTTGATGAGGAGGGCGAGAAGGACATTCCTGGGCCCCTCATTGAGGGGGTGGGTGTCTCCATGGGTGTCACCTGTGCCTTGGGGGTGACCTGAGGAGGCCTAGTGTTTCTCCAGACTGTCCCCAAGTCACCAGGCAACCACGACCAACTCCATACCCACAGCCAGCATCCACCCTTGGTCACCTGCGGGTCCCGAGCCTGTCCTGAGAGAAGGCTCCACCCGAGACCCCATCCACTCTTCGGCAACATTCGTCACAGGTCTTGCCTTGTGGCAGGGCCACCTCCAAGTCAGGACATCACTCTGAGTCCCTGACGAACTGTCATGTGAGCTGCAGACGTGCCGCGTCCCCCCAGCCAGCTGCCCAGGATGAGGGCCTGGCTCCCACTTGGGACCTGACCTCAGGCCCGACTGACTTTGACTGGTGGGAGTCAACGTGCACCCCAGATGTGTGCACCCAGACACAGCTTAAACCAGGCTCCATACACTCAGGTCCTGTCCCCGATCAGATCCTCTGTTCAGACCCGGGCCCTCTCCCCGTGCAGACCCTCCGTGCAGacctgggccctgtccccatgcagacCCTCTGTTCAGACCCGGGCCCTGTCCCCTTGCGGACCCTCCGTGCAGacctgggccctgtccccatgcagacGCTCTGTTCAGACCCGGGCCCTGTCCCCTTGCGGACCCTCCGTGCAGacctgggccctgtccccatgcagacGCTCTGTTCAAACCCAGGCCCTGTCCCCTTGCAGACCCTCCGTGCAGACCTGGGCCCTGTCCCCCTGCAGACCCTCTGTTCAGACCCGGGCCCTGTCCCCTTGCAGACCCTCCGTGCAGACCTGGGCCCTGTCCCCGTGCAGACGCTCTGTTCAAACCCAGGCCCTGTCCCCTTGCGGACCCTCTGTGCAGACccgggccctgtccccatgcagacTCTCACTGTAGACCCAGGCCCTGTCCCCGTGCAGACCCTCTGTGCAGACCTGGGCCCTGACCCCTTGCAGACCCTCCATGCAGCCccgggccctgtccccatgcagacTCTCACTGTAGACCCGGGCCCTGTCCCCGTGCAGACCCTCTGTGCAGACCCGGGCCCTGTCCCCTTGCGGACCCTCCATGCAGACCTGGGCACTGTCCCTGAGCAGACCCTGTGTTTGTCAATTGGGTCTGGTTTGTCGGGCAGGTCTAACCCTCTGTCTCTGTGGGAGGCCGCATCCCATGGCGTGGGCACCTTCCCTTCCTTGCCTGTTGGGAAATGGCGTTTCTGCAAGTTCTATTTCAGTAGCAGAATTTCTGAATCACTGGCACTGAGCCCTCGGGGAGCCTCTAAAAGTGGCACTTCCGATCCCTGACTCAGTGGTTAGGAGGCATTTGCTGggttcctccctgccccctgctgtGGAGGCAGGAATGACTCATCTTCCTGCTCCGGGATTGGAAAGATCTTCTGACCTAACTGGTGAGTCCCATGCCAAGTCTGGTCTGGTCCCGACCCAGGCGGCTCTGAGAGAGGAAACCCCACAGCAGATCTGAGTGTAGGATGGGGTGTCCCGCCTCCCAGGAGGGATGGAATCACCTCACCTCTTGCCAGGTAGGAGCGGACCCCTCCCCATTAGCTGAGGACTGGAAGTGGCTCCAGCGGTGTCTGAGCAGCTGGCCAGTGTCCACAGGAGATACTCTCGGCCTCCAGGAGCGGTGACCTTCCGCCCAAGACAGGTCCTCCCTGCCCCTCGCTCCAAGACAGTGTCTCAGTGGATGCTGCAGAAACCACGCCGCCTTCCACCAAAAGCTCAGGGAAAATTCCCTGGGCCCTGCACAAAAGTCACTATGGTTTCTGGGGTTCCTGCCCCACTCCTTTACTCTCTTGTCATTTTCAGACAACAGACCTACAACTCCCGGAAAGTCTGGTTAAGATGGagaccctcccagcccccaggcctcaGCTCACTGTTGATCGCTGATTAACCCTTGAGCTCCAACTGATGCCTGAAATGACCGCGGGACTCCTTGTCCTCCTGCGGTCAGCCTGCCCGGCTGTCCAGTCCTGGAACTGCCAGAGAGGCTGGGGGGGACTTGAAATAACTTGCTTCTGTCTGGAGCCAGGGTGGGATGTGACTTGGCCTGGGGCTCTCCCCCAAGAAGAGCTGAGGTCGGCATTtgagtgcaagtagtttatttgggaggtggtccCAGAAGAGCCAGttgaggaggcagggaggggacagcagACCTCAAGAACCTCGTCCAGCTGTTGGACAGTGTGGGCACATTCAGGGACCCCGGGAGAGGAATCTGGGGTATCATCCACATCTGCCACCCAGGAAAGCCCCTGGTGGGGTCTGGGAGATGCCAGCGGGAGGTGGGACCCAGGCAGCCATAAGGCATCTGACAGCCTTCAGGTCAGACGTCCTTCTTTTCCCTTCAGGGCAACAAGAAGAGGCTGTGTGCTGACCAGCCTTCAGAACACGCTAAGATGCTCTTGCTCGGGAAGTGGCAGGGGCCGAACACTGTTCGAGTGATGGAAGAACCGAAGGTCCAGGAGACAATGGGGAGGACCATCCACACCACAGGGCTGCACGTCGGTGCCGGGTGGTCCCGTCCACCGCCTGACAGCCTCCTTCCACAGTGAGAAAGGGTTTCCCGGCTTCCAGGCCCTGCGGCACCGTGGATGGTGGACAGAGCTGACTGCCCGCCGGGCCTTCGGAAGCTGCTGCCGATGGCTTAGGTGGTCGGCCTGCACCCAGCTGACAACTAGCCCAAGAGAGGGGGCTGCATCTCCTGGGTGGGGACTGTGGGGCCTGCACGGGGAGCTCGGCTGGGTCCGTGTGCTGCGACTTCTCAGGGATAGGGCAGCCTTTCTCGATTCGGGGACACCGGATGCATCTCAGTGCGCATCTGGGGTTGGCAGCTGCCGCCTTGGAATTAAGTCAAAGGCAGAAAGCTGAGTCCAAGACAGGGCACGTCTGAATCCCTGGGAGAGCTCCCTAGATGCAGGCTCCGAGCGCTCCTGGAAGGCCCGGCTCTGCAGGTTAAGTGGAAGGCCAGGGCACCTGGACCCAGGGGACCACAGACCATCCTCTGAGAAGCAAAGCGTGGACAGTGCCTCCTGAAACAGATGAGCTGCATCAGGAGGGAGCTGAAGATCAAAAGCAGGGTTCACGTTTAGAAATTAGGGCTCTCGGCCAGAGCTCGAGCCGTGTGCCCTGTGCCCTGGTCCTGCTCTCGGGTGGCCCCACTAGGAGGGCTTTTGGGGTCTCAGCTGGTCACTCAGGGCCTCCCGATGAAGCGCCAGGGTCCAGGCTGCTCCAGGATGGACCGCAGTGTCACCTCAACCACTGCAGGCTGTCAGGGGTGGCCCTCTGGCTGAGCAGAGGTTCTCCCTGTGACCCGGCCTGATGACCTGAGGCCAAAGGGGCCCTGGCCGGCCTGTAAAGGCTTATGGGGaggcctgggggctggagagGCCTCACGAAGCCTCATCTGGGCAGAGCAGGTCAGCACTCACTGCCCTGGGCCGGCCGGGCTCTGCTGACCGCTGGCCCCAGCCCCCCACGCCAGTTCCTCCTTGACCGCCTGCCCCTCTGAGCCTTTACTGGAGCCGCTCCTGGGCCAGGCGGACCCCGTCCAGGCTCTTGGTCAGGCTTGTCTCGTTGATCCCTCAGGGAGGCTCTGTGAAATAGGTACCAGTGGCCTGGTTTCCAGGGGCGTGAGCAGACACAGGTGCAGGGAAATTCAAGCCTCACTTGCTGCCTCTGAACCCAGCGAGCTCTCTGTGTCGACGCCCGCCACCCTCAGACTGGGTAACGGGACTCCGGTTGGGCTGTGGAGGCACGGTGGGAAACTGGTTGGCAGAAGGTCCTTGAGCAAAGGGTCCTCCTGATGTCCTGGGACCCCTCACCATGTAAGACGTTCCACCCACTCCGAGGGGACGATGGTGGCACCGACAGAGGCTGATGGACACTGAACCTGGGGCGGAGCCCACCTTCTCCTCTGGAGACTTCCCCAAACCGGTCTTGcaggtgggggagtgggggggcGGGAGGGGCCCTCCTGGTGGCTGTCACAGCCCTTGG from Equus asinus isolate D_3611 breed Donkey chromosome 29, EquAss-T2T_v2, whole genome shotgun sequence includes:
- the LOC123282096 gene encoding uncharacterized protein is translated as MENLRGAGVHAHSASVSQELGAQGQWPPLDSTGLAGLLLCELLSLARRLSETAGPAAQEVSPRRGKCGSTESRDEAAWGRRGCSSPAQPPAALELHRNTHVRPLTGNYSPSSWMLTLDLALGVSPRIGGKCSLPAQPWPHPTRQWSEDKEGSNCRQQQRREPGRWVLLITARVSGNHPRDRGAHASLLRPPGPCSVDRLPSDTHTTPTQSSAPSRL